AAAGCATCCTATAGTCTGATACAATCTAAAATTTCACTACAGGCAACATGGGTGTTCCTATAGTGTTCTAGAGCTATAtatgacgtaaacatcgaggcaGGGCATGGCATTGTAGACGTATGCGTACAAAAGAAAGACGTCACTATCATTCAAAATACTAGCAGGTGATGAGATGTTGATTCCCGAGAATAGTCAAAACAAATAGAGTTAGTTCCACACAATACATGGTCAAAGTCTTGGAAGGTGTTACACCAAAGAGACTCATACTTCTGTGATGTAGCATGGAGAGAAGGTGCTGCTCTGTCTAATGATAAAGGAAAGGTGTGCTACTCGGCATGATATTGTACTTTTCAGTGGGGACCGTAGGTCGGTCCGTCCTGGAGCGCCATCGGAACCCAACGAGTATAACTTCAACTATCACAAGCGTGGCCTCTTTATCATCATCAACAACAAGAACTTTCACCCGTCCACTGGTAAGGAGTCACGTGATGGAACTGACGCTGATGCAGAGAGGTTGGAGGAGCGATTTCAGGATCTGGGCTTCGACGTCCGTCGATATAATGATGTGTCCTCGTCTAAGCTACTACAGCTCATGAATGAtggtacaaaacatttttacttgttcatttttatttgaagaGCGACCCTAGGTGACGACTTTTCAATTTTGAGACTTGCAAAATCCGCTAGGTCCGAAGTATATTGCTCAGAGCACCTTGGGTATTGCACCATGATTTCTTGAAACTTCTCAATATTTGAAcagtataattacatgtagataacgTATAGGAAAGATTgacttcacctttcattgacaTATGGTCTTCACTTGACCTTTTTAGTTCAATAGATGAAGACttcttaaatattttcttgCAGCATATATTGTCGCCCCATTTATATACTGGTGTCATTGATATGCTGCTAGCTATTACGAATTCCAGTTGTGGCAGaattaacctttgaccttgacatgatCTTTCTGGTGCGCTCACCTTGTGGTTTGGACGCTCGCTTCGTAACCAGTAGGCGCGGATTTAATTCTCGATTCCAGTACCACCTCGAACCTATAAGACAATTAACATAAGTAGTGACTGTTCCCTCGCCAAGAGCCCGGTGTAAGAAATGAAAGTCACGGATCATGGCATGCGAGGCCCCTTGTCACGACAGGCGTTGGCTAGATAAAGACCCCGCAGTGTTTCAGCCCTGGGCGCCATGCATGAGTCAAACACCGACGGCTGGCGACGTCTCTACATTGgtgaaaaaattctcgaattGACGTAAAACAACTTACAAACATACAAAAGCTTTTTGATTTTGACCTTTCAGCACAACAAATATGAGTCTCTAATTTGCAGTTTGAACGTTATGGTCGAGATTGGAGTTGTGAACAGACATGTTTAATGTTCCAATCTCAGTAGCATAAACTTGTTGCAGTTACATTCGTACTAGAATTGATTTTAGGTGACGTGACTTTGAGGGAATCTGATGTACGGCAGAATGATCATACCGAGGTGTCTaatattgaattgttttggAATGGTCTCCAGTGTAGCCTCatattaatgtattttatttagtCCAAGATTAGATGCTCCTTATTTATGTTCTTTGCATTCTGGTCGATTTAACTAGATTCTGTCTGCTGCGAATTTTCTGTTCGCTTATTGTGTAATTACGATTGCGTTTGATTCTGtaagaaaacaaagaaaagcAACGCGTGACCGTGACGTAACGGCCCCGTTCGTCTCTTTTCTTTACCATTTCTGCACGTACAGCAACTTAATTTATTGACCCCAcagaaaaaaattgattatacTCCAAAGCgaaaaatatcatatttcattGATCTATGTCAAAGACCTTAGGTTTTGAATGGTACCAAATTCGTGTTTGGTGATTACGTATTGCCGATTCCAAAATACCACAGCGATGAAAGCTGCTGCGTGGCCCAGGAATTCCGAGTATAGATCAGACATAAAAATCACAAGTATCAAAGAATCGTGACTTCGGGTTTATTCCTTAGTCAATGAAGCCACTCTAGATATTGAAAGAAACAATCGATAAGAATACCTGCGAAAGTCAAAAAGACATTATTGATCAATTTATAAATCGGATTACTGGTTTCAGTggagtatatattaaattcaagAAAAATGTAAATCAATACGATTCAGAAGACTTTAACTCTTTAATTAATAGTGATTTTGTTGTGTTAGGTTGGTTAGTCGTTTGTtatacgtcccgtcgagaatttttcactcatattgagacgtcaccagttgtaggtgaagtaccacaaatttagacctaggcttagcgctcagggccataGCATTGGGGGTTCTTTAACTtaccaacgcctgtcgcgacacgggacctccgtttttaaggtcatatccgaaatacctctgattctcacttctaagtgccgagcgtttggcgaaggcgcaatcactacctatgcttacgtcacaggggctaagcccgttttgggcccgaactctgtgataccataaatttATGACAGATGACATTGAATTCAACCCATTTGCACTTAAAACGTCAACAGTTAACTAACTGGAATCTGCGCTCGTTATGATTACCAGGATTAAATCTCCATAAAAGTACTCTGATATAGAATGGTTTAGTCTAATTTAACAAACATAATGACAAAATTGTTTACAGTATCCCCCTTTGTTTAGTTGTGACCTTTTTGAAATGTCTGTCTTACTTATGCACTAACCGAATATATTTAGCATTTTAGCATTAAACCCGTGGTCTGGCGTGTCAATGATCATACTACTAGAATAAGGAAAGGTACAACCAAATTAAAGATTAGGGTTAGGGGaaaagaaatatcttaaaaCTTGATTTCTGGAAATAAGACTTGGGAAGGTGAAAACTTGCTAATGAGTTTCGAATTCACCATCCTATAACTGACATACCTCTTGGTCACCAATAACGAGCTGGGGCGAGATTTGCTGTGTATTGGGGCAATTCCTCATTTATTTAAATTCATTGCCTAACAtccgtggggacccgggttagaataggtcctcagtacccccttgcttgtcgtgagaggcgactaaatgggggcggtccttcggatgagaccgcaaaaaccgaggtcccgtgtcacagcaggtgtggcgcgataaagatccctccctgctcaaaggccttaagcgGCGATCAtagcttaaattttgcagcccttcaccggcagtggtgatatctccatatgagtgaaatattctcgagcgggacgttaaacaagatacaatcaatcaatcattgccTAACAATAATGAAAGATCTATTAAATATTATGGACAATTAATTATTCTTCCCGTGTAGAATTTCAGTGTATCTTTTATTTACTATTTGTAATATCTCTTTGGATTTTGTTTTTACTGTATAAAGTGTTATACTTTCAGCTGCTCAACTTGACCATTCGGATTCCGACTGCTTTGGTTGTGCTATTCTTAGTTACGGAATCGAGGGGAGGATCTACGCCACGGATGGGATGTTACCGTTAGATGTTCTCATTGTTCCATTCAAAGGAGACAAGTGCCCTATGTTGGTTGGCAAACCTAAGCTCTTCTTCTTACAAGTAagagcatatatatataattcagaaGAAAGCTGCAAGTTAGTACTTATTTAACTGGATGGTGCCAGTGATGTCACGAACAGATAAAACACACACGCACgaacgcacacacacacacatatgtatgtgtgtgtgttttaccGGTTACGGATATTTCAGTTTTGAACaaacatgagggtatgaactgcgatgaTTCACGCCGTCATTGTTCACGATGCGCGTTAGCGCTTCATGGAATGTATGTTGGTTTGAAGCGCTGTgtacagttcataccctcatgtattttcaaaagtgaaatctatttcttatatttacgttttactttcatttttgttggaattcccaacCGTAAAATAGCAACGTATTGACGAGGAACTGGCTAGtgttacaatttgtagaggtatcaaaggcaaaaaacaTTATAAGGAGAACAACTCGTAAGTTGTACGAACTTGcttctgatccttttgtatatgaaaggtgaatataacgagcaatgatcaatctcataactcctttaagcaatacataatagagagttgggcaaacgcggacccctggatataccagaggtgggatcgggtgcctaggaggagtaagcaccccctgccgaccggtcaaacccgccgggGGCTccatatcttcatcaggtaaacgcgCGTATCCATAgttaaaattagtgtgccaagaacggcctaacaatcggtatgaaacatgccagacagcatttgacccaatggtagtttacattgacaaactagatcgttataacgaccatagaatttgcgaaatgctgacttttaacgAGACAGTTAAAACccatgcaccatcaacttgtttgtcagtagcctgtctcgatttataaactgatcatacgcagaacaagctcttgcatatcgattaaattatatacaataagATACGTTCAAATAACAAATATTGGAATTTTACATATTTGCCTGTATCGAATGATTTTATCTTCAAATATTCTAGAAAATTATAGTCACAGGTTTAGAAACATCTCAATGGATGATGAATACTTTACCCATGTGTAGTGTTTCGTAGTACACATACTTTCTGATTtcttcattgtttacaatttgaAGTCTGAGAAACGATAGATATGCGAACgaagattatgacagactaatgaaaattatatttccCTTTGATGTCTATTGTCAATActtatatttcatattggtgtattTAATAGATTATGACccttaaattacatgtaagctATACatactggtgcacaaaacatgctctgagcaggtgcccctttcttgctttgattttctatcatttggtctaatccgcaccaccccacaccatcacagtatcgagcgaggggatttagacactgtgcacaatcaagaaccctgtctgtCCTTCTTAGAattctacctttcatatggggccatccactttccctctcagctacagacattttgctggaccatgcatgttttcaccggaatttcttcagcaactgtcACTgtgtcttaattttgtatttgcacccatctatatgctaggaatcatggtgacacctacatgttgcatatcaacatttcaacatttttattaagctcTTAGCTACATTTGAcacatattctaaaattattgtatacatttttacacatataatatcacttcaaatatgtgAGATTTCCATTTTCAAAGAAAGTTGAAtaggcctatagtgcgaaactgtcccctgctatcTATCAGCCCATATTGATTATGTATGTAAACGTTGGGATGTAAGCTTTTTGTGCAGATGTTAGATTATTTCAAACGAAATTAccacatgaaaacaaaacactATTGTTTGCCTAGTTACGGttcatgaaatatcaatatgtGGTATTTGGCGGGGTACTATACGTACAACCGTTTGAATTAAATGGGCTAGAGTATTTCCAGTCCTAaatggaattgaaagaaatcttttaaaataatagaaaatttatCTGGCAAGTCACTGATGTTCAAGTAAAATTGTATACAAGagtttatattatcaatgttaagaaaaaaatgttgCATTTCTTGCAAAGCAATTGGCATATCCTATCCAAGTTTTTCTCCATGGCTTCTAATgctaaattgtaattttgactTTGTTCAGTTTATGAGGAGAACATTGCAGACAGCTGTTAGCAATATAAAAGAAGGATGCAATGAGCATTCAGTGAAAAGTATAATGAATGATCTTAGTATCCCAAACATTATCGTTTtctacttttctggcccaaGAGTAAttgattcattgtttttacTGGATTTACTATTGTTGCCTTTATTTTAAGTTTTACTACTTGAGAGTAATTGATTCATTGTTTTACTGGATTTACTATTGTTGCCTTTATTTTAAGTTTTACTACTTGCTTTTTATTTTGTTGCTACAAACTCTGGCCATATGACgaaaatgaaattatcaaatgcatgcaattttataatatattgaattatgatatttcattctAAAATAATCAACTCCAGTTGAAAAAACCGTAAAGTTTCAGGCTTTGCGGGTTTTTCCAAATGACGTAACCAAACTGTATTTTAATTCGCCAGTTTGTTCTATAGAGTCGGCGGCTTGGATAGAGAACGCTTGATTCAAAATTGGAAAATGAATTCGAAACTAGGAAAACAGGGGATGTGATTGTTCTCCCCGTTTTtgtttttggggggtttttttgttggtttttttttttacctcccataatttcagaattttataattaatatttcgaaaagcaaaaaaaaattccccCAGAAACGTGCCTTCATCCAACGAGCgatgtaaaatacatataaacaactcgagagatttttatttgaaaattaacctTCCTTGTGATTGTTCACTAATACTGCTGTTTCAATAATGCATGTACAGCCTTCTCCGAATGCGGGTTAATCACATTTAACAAGGTGCTTGAATAAAGTAAACTAATAATAAGCTGTCCGATCACTTTTAATAGTTACAATTGGAGTTCTAATTACAAACTAGCATCGATTTTTTAACAAAGGTCTATGGTAAAACATTCTGCAGAGATAATATAATAAGAGCTTTATTTTCAAACAGTATGATAGTTtccaataccccccccccccctcccaaaaaaaaaacaccaactAGCAGAGCAAAATGCTTTAGAAATAAGatatattagaaatataaagaaaaactgaaattgcatcttataaatgtatacattgtacaatgtaCTTCATCTTCACTACTTAGTGTAGTGGAAATGTTCAAGGTGAACCTACTTTATCACCAGTAAGGCTTAAAACACCAACTTTTGTTACTGCGAAAACATTTAAGTGTATATCTCTATATTGCATTTGCAGTCCTGTAGATGTTCAAATTTGGAACAATCAGTAGAAGATACAGTGTCATACAAAAGTTTTCTGTCTGAGGAGTCGGAGCGCAGTTTTTCCGGAATGAGAAGAATCCCAGTAGAGGCTGATTTCCTTTTCTTTTACTCTACAGTGCCAGGTGACATCCTCGATCGAAATCAGATATTGGGCCTAATTGAGCCTTGAAGTTTTGGTACATTGTTTTTGCGAATTCCTGTGAGACAGATATTACTGTCGAAGCACACGCTGTGCGATTCATTATTAATCATTGACGATAAAATGAATCATCGTTTAGAAAGGAATTCAAAGTAATGAAGTTGATAGTTTATACAGTGCCATTAAAATCTCATCCCCTCTTTTGAATACGTCTTTATTAATCACTTTGACTCATTTTCTAACGACAAAATAAGTCCCCTGCGGTTTCTCCTCGAGTTTTTGCATGCAATAATGTCTTTAAACGTCAAATGTTGACATTTTCCTGCAATTTGTGATTTGATAGATAAGAGCACAATTTCCATCTTTCTTCAGGTTTTTATTCTTGGAGGAATCATCAGGAGGGATCCTGGTTCATCCAAGCGTTGTGCATAGTTTTAGAGAACTATGGTTCCAAGATGGAGCTTCTGCACATGCTCACTCAAGTGAATCGGATGGTGAC
This genomic window from Ostrea edulis chromosome 4, xbOstEdul1.1, whole genome shotgun sequence contains:
- the LOC125671564 gene encoding caspase-3-like isoform X2, with the translated sequence MSSPRLSPVTIDHGSPYILRKPSGDRRSVRPGAPSEPNEYNFNYHKRGLFIIINNKNFHPSTGKESRDGTDADAERLEERFQDLGFDVRRYNDVSSSKLLQLMNDAAQLDHSDSDCFGCAILSYGIEGRIYATDGMLPLDVLIVPFKGDKCPMLVGKPKLFFLQSCRCSNLEQSVEDTVSYKSFLSEESERSFSGMRRIPVEADFLFFYSTVPGFYSWRNHQEGSWFIQALCIVLENYGSKMELLHMLTQVNRMVTYEYESCSDEEFTDDVKQMPCIVSMLTRYVYFRLKKPDIRD
- the LOC125671564 gene encoding caspase-3-like isoform X1, coding for MMTLCKSLESLTSSRQSLATSVENQESPYLIRKVSGDRRSVRPGAPSEPNEYNFNYHKRGLFIIINNKNFHPSTGKESRDGTDADAERLEERFQDLGFDVRRYNDVSSSKLLQLMNDAAQLDHSDSDCFGCAILSYGIEGRIYATDGMLPLDVLIVPFKGDKCPMLVGKPKLFFLQSCRCSNLEQSVEDTVSYKSFLSEESERSFSGMRRIPVEADFLFFYSTVPGFYSWRNHQEGSWFIQALCIVLENYGSKMELLHMLTQVNRMVTYEYESCSDEEFTDDVKQMPCIVSMLTRYVYFRLKKPDIRD